One genomic region from Skermania piniformis encodes:
- a CDS encoding type IV secretory system conjugative DNA transfer family protein produces the protein MGDELTNAALIALIGAFGLALILRGAGSVAAFLSGTPQPQAGPASGLGVLFNPADPAAALDAEGLSPVVYWAVTTLLLAMLVAGVAWTWMWLRRHNRKVETDPHRLAGIATAHEVKTTASAKALLRRAGTLRPSLTTPTAEDVGYLLGTSRGTGVWASVEDSILLIGPPRSGKTLHVVVNAILDAPGAVVTTSTRPENLTATLRARRRTGGPVAVFDPQHLAEGIPAGLRWSPVRGCEDPLTAMIRANGLAAATGLSSGGVESGGFWEGKTRTALQALLHAAALDGRPPAELFRWTLDPSAAAEAVAILNSNPNAAMGWGDSLGAMIDADPKTRDSIWQGVSLALAALADPRVLDAVTPGPNEQFDPEAFLTQQGTLYLLATGARAGASAALVAAFVEDLIETARRLAARSPGARLDPPLLLALDEIGNLAPLPSLPMLMAEGGGTGITTMPVLQSLAQARDRWSENQASAIWDASIVKIILGGASSSRDLQDLSTLIGERDEYTDSVTLGDRGTRSNQRSVRRVPILPPDRIRTLPFGTGITLLRSAPPIVTDLRAWPSRPDAAQLRSDRAELEALLRRPAP, from the coding sequence ATGGGCGATGAACTCACCAACGCCGCCCTCATCGCCCTGATCGGAGCCTTCGGCCTCGCCCTCATCCTGCGCGGTGCCGGATCGGTCGCCGCGTTCCTCTCCGGCACACCCCAACCACAGGCAGGTCCGGCGTCGGGGCTCGGGGTGCTGTTCAACCCCGCCGACCCCGCCGCCGCGCTCGACGCGGAAGGACTCAGCCCGGTCGTCTACTGGGCCGTCACAACCCTGCTGCTCGCGATGCTCGTCGCCGGTGTCGCATGGACGTGGATGTGGCTGCGCCGCCACAACCGCAAAGTCGAGACCGACCCGCACCGCCTCGCCGGGATCGCTACCGCGCACGAGGTCAAGACCACGGCATCCGCCAAAGCACTCCTGCGCCGCGCCGGAACCCTGCGCCCATCCCTGACCACGCCGACAGCCGAGGACGTGGGCTATCTCCTCGGCACGAGTCGCGGCACCGGGGTGTGGGCATCGGTCGAGGACTCGATCCTGCTGATCGGCCCGCCCCGCTCCGGCAAGACCCTCCACGTCGTCGTCAACGCGATCCTCGACGCACCCGGCGCGGTCGTCACCACCTCAACACGGCCCGAGAACCTCACCGCCACCCTTCGTGCCCGCCGACGCACGGGCGGCCCGGTCGCGGTGTTCGACCCGCAACACTTGGCCGAGGGCATCCCCGCCGGGCTGCGCTGGTCGCCCGTGCGCGGGTGTGAGGACCCGCTGACCGCGATGATCCGCGCCAACGGACTCGCCGCCGCCACCGGCCTCTCCTCCGGGGGTGTGGAGTCCGGCGGGTTCTGGGAAGGCAAAACCAGGACCGCCCTTCAAGCCCTGCTCCACGCCGCCGCCCTCGACGGCCGTCCACCTGCTGAGCTGTTCCGGTGGACGCTCGACCCCAGCGCTGCCGCCGAGGCCGTCGCGATCCTGAACTCGAACCCGAACGCGGCGATGGGGTGGGGCGACTCACTCGGCGCGATGATCGATGCCGACCCCAAGACCCGCGACAGCATCTGGCAAGGCGTCTCCCTCGCCCTCGCCGCCCTCGCCGACCCCCGCGTGCTCGATGCCGTCACACCCGGACCCAACGAGCAGTTTGACCCCGAAGCCTTCCTCACCCAGCAGGGCACGCTCTATCTGCTCGCTACCGGAGCCAGGGCCGGCGCGTCCGCCGCGCTCGTCGCCGCGTTCGTGGAAGACCTCATCGAGACCGCCCGCAGGCTCGCCGCCCGGTCACCCGGAGCCCGACTCGACCCGCCGCTACTGCTGGCGCTCGACGAGATCGGCAACCTCGCACCCCTGCCGTCGCTGCCGATGCTGATGGCCGAAGGCGGCGGCACCGGGATCACGACCATGCCCGTGTTGCAGTCCCTCGCCCAGGCCCGGGACCGGTGGAGCGAGAACCAGGCCAGCGCGATCTGGGACGCCAGCATCGTCAAGATCATCCTCGGCGGTGCGTCCAGCAGTCGCGACCTTCAAGACCTCTCCACGTTGATCGGCGAACGCGACGAGTACACCGACAGTGTGACCCTCGGTGACCGCGGCACCCGCTCGAACCAGCGCTCCGTGCGACGGGTTCCGATCCTGCCGCCCGACCGTATCCGCACCCTGCCCTTCGGCACCGGGATCACTCTGCTGCGCTCCGCGCCACCCATCGTCACCGACCTGCGCGCCTGGCCCAGCCGCCCCGACGCTGCCCAGCTCCGCAGCGACCGCGCCGAACTTGAAGCCCTGCTGCGCCGCCCCGCGCCCTGA
- a CDS encoding ATP-binding protein encodes MLVAPSKERRKLRKQRRRAEARLHAEQRKTELAATKARVEAEREERRATIYLPKGGEAGAARLRTPGRFRLPRHQDTSATLAGAYPFVAEGGLGADGVFVGQDLYSGGSFVYDPWVLYARGIITAPNVVLAGIVGSGKSSLAKSLYTRSLPFGRRVYVPGDPKGEHTAVANAVGGRAIVLGHGLNTRLNPLDEGHRPSGLSDEQWASTVASRRRDLIGALAETVLARGLSPLEHTAIDLALTQTVRENEVPILPMVVDRILNPSTDTDGRLAEDGRLVGHALRRLVAGDLAGLFDGPSTVTFDPSLPMISLDLSRVTENSTLISVLMTCSSAWMESALLDPNGGQRWVIYDEAWRLMSHPALLRRMDAHWRLARHYGIANMLIFHKLTDLDNVGDQGSAMRSLANSLLANAETRIVYRQESDQLRPTASALGLTGTEQQLLLNLGVGQGLWRIKARSFVTQHQLHPAELALFDTSSRAAGHR; translated from the coding sequence GTGCTGGTCGCGCCGTCGAAGGAACGCCGCAAGCTCCGCAAACAGCGACGCCGCGCCGAAGCACGGCTCCACGCCGAGCAACGCAAGACCGAACTCGCCGCCACGAAAGCACGGGTGGAGGCGGAGCGGGAGGAGCGGCGCGCCACGATCTACCTGCCCAAGGGCGGCGAGGCGGGTGCGGCGCGGCTCCGAACTCCGGGACGGTTCCGGCTCCCGCGCCACCAGGACACCTCCGCGACGTTGGCGGGGGCGTATCCGTTCGTCGCCGAAGGTGGCCTCGGTGCCGACGGGGTGTTCGTCGGCCAGGACCTCTACTCCGGCGGCAGCTTCGTGTACGACCCGTGGGTGCTGTACGCGCGCGGCATCATCACCGCCCCCAATGTGGTGCTGGCCGGGATCGTCGGCTCCGGCAAGTCCTCCCTCGCCAAGTCCCTCTATACGCGATCGTTGCCGTTCGGGCGCAGGGTCTACGTCCCCGGCGATCCGAAGGGCGAGCACACCGCCGTCGCCAACGCTGTCGGCGGTCGGGCCATCGTCCTGGGCCACGGCCTCAATACCCGGCTGAACCCCCTAGACGAGGGGCACCGCCCGTCCGGGCTGTCGGATGAGCAGTGGGCCTCCACGGTCGCCTCCCGACGCCGTGATCTGATCGGCGCGCTCGCGGAGACCGTGCTGGCGCGGGGGTTGTCGCCGTTGGAGCACACCGCGATCGACCTGGCGTTGACGCAGACGGTGCGGGAGAACGAGGTGCCGATCCTGCCGATGGTCGTGGACCGCATCCTCAACCCCAGCACCGACACCGACGGACGCCTCGCCGAAGACGGCCGGCTCGTCGGCCACGCCCTGCGGCGTCTCGTCGCAGGCGACCTCGCCGGATTGTTCGACGGCCCCTCGACGGTGACGTTCGACCCGAGCCTGCCGATGATCTCCCTCGACCTGTCGCGGGTCACGGAGAACTCGACACTGATTTCGGTGCTGATGACGTGCTCGTCGGCGTGGATGGAATCGGCCCTGCTCGATCCGAATGGTGGGCAGCGGTGGGTGATCTACGACGAGGCCTGGCGGCTCATGTCCCACCCCGCGCTGTTGCGGCGGATGGACGCGCACTGGCGACTCGCCCGGCACTACGGGATCGCGAACATGCTGATCTTCCACAAGCTCACCGACCTCGACAACGTAGGCGACCAAGGCTCCGCCATGCGCTCCCTCGCCAACAGCCTGTTGGCGAATGCGGAGACGAGGATCGTGTACCGCCAGGAATCCGACCAACTCAGACCCACCGCCTCCGCGCTCGGGCTGACCGGCACTGAGCAGCAACTTCTGCTGAATCTCGGCGTCGGCCAAGGCTTGTGGCGCATCAAGGCCAGGAGCTTCGTGACGCAGCACCAGCTCCACCCCGCCGAGCTCGCGTTGTTCGATACGAGCTCTCGCGCGGCTGGTCACCGATGA
- a CDS encoding PrgI family protein, with product MTPHHRRSPHRLRHERRRSRPVSTNQNQRSTGDLVPVKFSRLTRRGILLGLSLTQLITLAIGGATLIVAFYAGGGMLLAYTAPVWVLSAALTWIPIAGRPIVEWLPVTCWWLWRTTGGQLLYRRRIVTPRPVGTLALPGDMARLREFDDPDTGAGMIHDPHAATLTVVCEVTHPAFVLLDPGEQERRVTSWGRVLATVCRSGRVATLQVLERTLPDSGTGLAEWWAAHGTPDGSWAADTYQELIERAGPAGERHATTLSLSLDMKAAARQIRTAGGGIRGAANVLRQEMNTLVAALRSADLAPSGWLTPGQIAVMLRSAYDPAIAATLERHGQLGQSLATAGPVAVTETWGRLRTDSAHHTVLWISEWPRSLVYPGFLSPVLLSTGIQRSFSLICTPMRSDQAARDIRKKKVEHISDQAQRAKIGQIEDASQTAEYHDVLQQEADLTAGHGILRYTGLIAISAPTIEELDAAVAAIEQAAIQASCETRLLVGQQAAAFTAAALPLCRRV from the coding sequence GTGACCCCGCACCACCGCCGAAGCCCACACCGCCTGCGCCACGAGCGCCGAAGGAGTAGACCCGTGTCCACGAACCAGAACCAGCGCAGCACGGGCGATCTCGTGCCGGTGAAGTTCTCCCGCCTCACCCGCCGAGGCATCCTCCTCGGCCTCTCCCTGACCCAGCTCATCACCCTCGCTATCGGCGGCGCGACCCTGATCGTCGCGTTCTACGCCGGAGGCGGGATGCTGCTCGCCTACACCGCCCCCGTCTGGGTGCTCTCGGCGGCACTGACCTGGATACCCATTGCAGGCCGACCCATCGTCGAGTGGCTGCCGGTAACGTGCTGGTGGCTGTGGCGCACCACCGGCGGCCAACTCCTGTACCGGCGAAGGATCGTCACACCTCGTCCGGTTGGGACGCTCGCGCTGCCCGGCGACATGGCCAGGCTGCGGGAGTTCGACGACCCCGACACCGGAGCCGGGATGATCCACGACCCCCACGCCGCCACCTTGACCGTGGTCTGCGAGGTCACCCATCCCGCGTTCGTGCTCCTCGACCCCGGCGAACAAGAGCGCCGCGTCACCTCCTGGGGCCGCGTCCTCGCGACCGTGTGCCGATCCGGCCGGGTCGCCACCCTGCAAGTCTTGGAGCGCACGCTTCCGGACTCCGGTACCGGGCTGGCCGAGTGGTGGGCCGCCCACGGCACACCCGACGGCTCCTGGGCCGCCGACACCTACCAAGAGTTGATCGAACGCGCCGGACCCGCAGGCGAACGCCACGCCACCACGCTCTCGCTGTCGCTGGATATGAAGGCGGCGGCTCGGCAGATCAGAACCGCGGGCGGCGGCATCCGAGGCGCGGCGAATGTGCTGAGGCAAGAGATGAACACCCTCGTCGCCGCGCTCCGCTCCGCCGACCTCGCACCTTCCGGCTGGCTCACCCCAGGACAGATCGCGGTCATGCTGCGCTCCGCCTACGACCCCGCCATCGCCGCCACCCTGGAACGCCACGGCCAGCTTGGGCAATCCCTCGCAACAGCGGGACCGGTCGCGGTCACCGAGACCTGGGGACGGTTGCGCACCGACTCCGCCCACCACACGGTGCTGTGGATCAGCGAATGGCCGCGCTCGCTGGTGTATCCGGGGTTCTTGTCGCCGGTGCTGCTGTCTACCGGTATTCAGCGGTCGTTCTCGCTGATCTGCACCCCGATGCGCTCCGACCAAGCCGCCCGCGACATCCGCAAGAAGAAGGTCGAGCACATCTCCGACCAAGCCCAGCGAGCGAAGATCGGCCAGATCGAAGACGCCTCCCAGACCGCCGAATACCACGACGTGCTCCAACAAGAAGCCGACCTCACCGCCGGCCACGGCATCCTCCGCTACACCGGCCTCATCGCCATCTCCGCACCGACCATCGAGGAACTCGACGCCGCCGTCGCAGCGATCGAACAGGCAGCCATCCAAGCCTCCTGCGAAACCCGACTCCTCGTCGGACAGCAAGCCGCCGCGTTCACCGCCGCAGCGCTGCCGCTGTGCCGCCGAGTCTGA
- a CDS encoding conjugal transfer protein TrbL: MSVCDIPVISSVCDAVGEGAATLVAAPFDWLAQAMGAAAGWLFEAVWSVFDTTTLVDVTRPGYVSVYNLLFGVAVFVMLIFFCLQLITGLIRRDPTALTRAALGLAKSVLGSFVVITLTALLLEVVDQLCIGIVQAAGETTESMGDKIALLATGLVGINIAAPGVGAIITIFMAGLAITAAAIVWLSLLVRKALLLVAIVFAPLAFSGASWDASRGWIGKWAMFVVALICSKLVLVVMFLVAITQVSAPIDADLASISDPIAGIVLMAMAAFAPYLTYKFIAFVGFDMYHAIGSEQDAKHALNRPIPVPGRGAGGADPKKVLDGTGDTGSGGGGAGRGGGGSAPPAPKPTPAASASSGAGASGGGAAASGGGAAAGGSAAAAGPAAAVVVGAQVVKGAATAGPKAGTALGAQGEHAADAAAQTPPPPPASVGSATPGQVAPPSSSPAPPAPRSDPAPPPKPTPPAPRAPKE; encoded by the coding sequence ATGAGCGTGTGCGACATCCCGGTGATCTCCTCGGTCTGCGATGCCGTCGGCGAAGGGGCCGCCACTCTGGTCGCGGCCCCGTTCGACTGGCTCGCCCAAGCGATGGGAGCCGCCGCGGGCTGGCTGTTCGAGGCGGTCTGGTCGGTGTTCGACACCACCACCCTCGTCGATGTCACCCGGCCCGGATACGTCTCGGTCTACAACCTGCTGTTCGGTGTCGCGGTATTCGTGATGCTGATCTTCTTCTGCCTCCAACTCATCACCGGCCTCATCCGACGCGACCCCACCGCACTCACCCGAGCCGCCCTCGGCCTCGCTAAATCCGTGCTCGGGTCGTTCGTCGTCATCACCTTGACCGCTCTCCTCTTGGAGGTGGTGGATCAGCTGTGCATCGGCATCGTCCAAGCCGCAGGCGAGACCACCGAGTCGATGGGCGACAAGATCGCCCTGCTCGCCACCGGCCTGGTCGGGATCAACATCGCCGCCCCCGGCGTCGGGGCGATCATCACGATCTTCATGGCCGGCCTCGCGATCACCGCCGCCGCCATCGTCTGGCTCTCCCTCCTCGTACGCAAAGCCCTGCTGCTGGTGGCGATCGTGTTCGCCCCACTCGCGTTCTCGGGTGCGTCGTGGGATGCGTCGCGGGGGTGGATTGGGAAGTGGGCGATGTTCGTCGTCGCGCTGATCTGCTCCAAGCTCGTGCTCGTCGTGATGTTCCTGGTTGCGATCACCCAGGTCTCGGCACCCATCGACGCCGACCTGGCCTCGATCAGCGACCCCATCGCCGGGATCGTGCTCATGGCGATGGCCGCCTTCGCGCCCTATCTGACGTACAAGTTCATCGCGTTCGTCGGGTTCGACATGTACCACGCCATCGGCTCCGAACAAGACGCCAAACACGCCCTCAACCGGCCCATCCCCGTCCCCGGACGCGGCGCAGGCGGAGCCGACCCGAAGAAGGTACTCGACGGCACGGGCGACACCGGCAGCGGTGGTGGTGGCGCTGGCCGTGGAGGCGGAGGGAGCGCGCCACCCGCGCCGAAACCCACGCCCGCAGCATCAGCAAGTAGCGGCGCTGGTGCATCAGGTGGAGGTGCGGCTGCGTCCGGTGGCGGTGCAGCCGCAGGCGGTAGTGCTGCGGCGGCTGGCCCTGCCGCCGCGGTGGTGGTCGGGGCGCAGGTCGTCAAGGGCGCCGCCACTGCCGGACCGAAAGCCGGAACCGCGCTCGGCGCCCAGGGCGAGCATGCCGCGGACGCCGCCGCCCAGACACCACCGCCACCCCCAGCGAGCGTGGGTTCCGCTACGCCGGGTCAGGTCGCACCGCCCTCGTCGAGTCCAGCACCGCCAGCGCCAAGGAGTGACCCCGCACCACCGCCGAAGCCCACACCGCCTGCGCCACGAGCGCCGAAGGAGTAG
- a CDS encoding DUF6112 family protein produces MFDLLTTTVLPAVALVPMDINIDPNTNGLPGINQLRTIVGAVMTIGLILSVLALIVSAIVWGFGANSSNPHLASRGKIGVLVSCGAAVICGASVTLINFFWNVGQQV; encoded by the coding sequence GTGTTCGACCTGCTCACCACTACCGTTCTGCCCGCCGTCGCCCTGGTGCCGATGGACATCAACATCGACCCCAACACCAACGGCCTGCCGGGGATCAACCAGCTGCGCACCATCGTCGGCGCCGTGATGACCATCGGCCTGATCCTCTCCGTGCTCGCGCTGATCGTCTCCGCGATCGTGTGGGGCTTCGGCGCGAACTCCAGTAACCCGCACCTCGCCAGCAGGGGGAAGATCGGTGTCCTCGTCTCCTGCGGTGCGGCGGTGATCTGCGGCGCGTCGGTGACGCTCATCAACTTCTTCTGGAACGTCGGCCAGCAAGTCTGA
- a CDS encoding DUF6112 family protein, with translation MGVFPDFDGLGGIGDLRAVVGALLTFVLIVAVLMLIVSAIVWAIASAHGNYSTASKGRVGVLVSVGAAALAGAGVAWMNWLINLGQQL, from the coding sequence ATGGGCGTCTTCCCGGACTTCGACGGCCTCGGCGGCATCGGCGACCTTCGCGCCGTCGTCGGCGCACTCCTCACGTTCGTGCTCATCGTGGCGGTGCTCATGCTGATCGTCTCAGCGATCGTGTGGGCCATCGCATCCGCCCACGGCAACTACTCCACCGCAAGCAAAGGCCGCGTCGGTGTCCTCGTCTCGGTCGGTGCTGCTGCCCTCGCCGGAGCGGGAGTGGCGTGGATGAACTGGCTTATCAACCTCGGCCAACAGCTCTGA
- the merA gene encoding mercury(II) reductase has product MGSKIDLAIIGSGGAAFAAAIRATGLGKSVVMIERSTFGGTCVNTGCIPSKSLLAAAEARHTAADAAARFPGIGATAGPVNMPALVRGKQSLVESLRGEKYEDVADAYGWRVLHGDASFAGSPDAPVLHTVTGDGEVEMIEAEHYLVATGSAPWAAPIPGLATVDYLTSTTAMELTEVPKSLLVLGGGYVAMEQAQLFARLGARVTMLVRSRLASKEEPEASRALEDVFADEGIQVVRPAEVTSVVHDSDSGRVVATTNVSGPEQEFRADRVLVATGRRPVTEGLNLDVVGVKTGQAGEVMVTDQLQSTNRRVWAAGDVTGHHEFVYVAAQHGAMIVDNAFTSPDRAIDYAHLPRVTFTSPALAAVGMTEEQALAAGIRCDCRVLPLTYVPRALVNRDTRGLIKIVADTDTGRVLGLTAVAKDAGELAAAGVYILEGRMTLDQVTRSWAPYLTMAEGIKIAAQSFTTDVSKLSCCAV; this is encoded by the coding sequence ATGGGCTCGAAGATCGATCTGGCGATCATCGGATCAGGCGGCGCGGCATTCGCAGCAGCGATCCGGGCCACCGGTTTGGGCAAGTCGGTGGTGATGATCGAGCGGTCAACGTTCGGGGGCACGTGCGTGAACACCGGCTGCATTCCCTCCAAGAGCCTGCTCGCTGCCGCCGAGGCACGGCACACGGCAGCCGATGCCGCCGCCCGGTTTCCCGGGATCGGGGCGACGGCCGGCCCCGTGAACATGCCGGCCCTGGTCAGGGGCAAACAGTCGCTGGTGGAGTCGTTGCGCGGTGAGAAGTACGAGGACGTGGCCGACGCCTATGGGTGGCGGGTCCTGCACGGCGACGCCTCGTTCGCCGGGTCCCCAGATGCCCCGGTGCTGCACACCGTCACCGGCGACGGCGAAGTCGAGATGATCGAGGCTGAGCACTACCTGGTCGCTACGGGATCGGCCCCCTGGGCGGCACCGATCCCGGGCCTGGCCACCGTGGACTATCTGACCTCGACCACCGCGATGGAACTCACCGAGGTACCCAAGTCCCTGCTCGTGCTCGGTGGCGGATACGTGGCGATGGAGCAAGCACAGCTGTTCGCCCGACTCGGCGCCCGAGTCACCATGCTGGTCCGCTCCCGACTGGCATCGAAAGAGGAACCCGAAGCCTCCCGAGCCCTGGAGGACGTGTTCGCAGACGAAGGCATCCAAGTCGTTCGACCCGCCGAGGTCACCTCCGTGGTCCACGACTCGGACAGCGGCCGGGTGGTCGCAACGACGAACGTCTCCGGCCCGGAGCAGGAGTTCCGAGCCGACCGGGTCCTGGTGGCCACCGGCCGTCGCCCGGTCACCGAGGGACTCAACCTCGACGTCGTCGGGGTCAAGACCGGCCAAGCCGGAGAAGTCATGGTCACCGACCAGCTCCAGTCCACGAACCGGCGGGTCTGGGCTGCCGGGGACGTGACCGGGCACCACGAGTTCGTCTATGTCGCCGCCCAACACGGGGCGATGATCGTCGACAACGCGTTCACCAGCCCCGACCGCGCCATCGACTACGCCCACCTGCCACGCGTGACGTTCACCAGTCCCGCCCTGGCCGCGGTCGGCATGACCGAGGAACAGGCCCTCGCTGCCGGTATCCGCTGCGACTGCCGCGTCCTGCCCCTGACATACGTGCCCCGCGCTCTGGTCAACCGGGACACTCGAGGCTTGATCAAAATCGTCGCCGACACCGACACCGGCCGCGTCCTCGGACTGACCGCAGTTGCCAAAGATGCCGGTGAACTCGCCGCCGCCGGTGTCTACATCCTCGAAGGCAGGATGACACTCGACCAGGTCACCCGAAGCTGGGCACCGTATCTGACCATGGCCGAAGGCATCAAGATCGCCGCCCAGTCATTCACGACCGATGTCTCCAAACTCTCCTGCTGCGCGGTATAA
- a CDS encoding heavy metal-responsive transcriptional regulator, with protein sequence MRIGELAQAAGTTAKTLRFYEDQGLLLPAARTGSGYRDYGTEIFARLDFIHRGQAAGLTLAQIRQILQIRDTGTAPCEHVRELLDMRLAEVDEQIAELGRLRQTIAGLRTAAEQVEPETCQADAVCAYL encoded by the coding sequence ATGCGGATCGGGGAGTTGGCTCAGGCGGCGGGCACGACTGCCAAAACGCTGCGATTCTACGAAGACCAGGGACTCCTGCTGCCCGCTGCGCGAACCGGATCTGGCTACCGTGATTACGGCACGGAAATTTTCGCCCGGCTCGACTTCATCCATCGCGGCCAGGCAGCAGGACTGACTCTTGCGCAAATCCGACAGATCCTCCAGATCCGCGACACCGGAACGGCTCCGTGCGAACACGTCCGGGAACTGCTGGATATGCGCCTGGCCGAAGTCGATGAGCAGATTGCCGAACTCGGCCGGCTGCGTCAGACCATCGCCGGGCTACGGACGGCAGCCGAGCAGGTTGAACCCGAGACGTGTCAGGCCGACGCGGTCTGCGCCTACCTTTAG
- a CDS encoding helix-turn-helix domain-containing protein, protein MTKTVAYHWHLRKLMNEHGMQSTTDLVPLLADRGVVMTSTQVYRIVTGQPERLNMQFLAALCDIFGATPNDLIEPYVATSSRRGRETGTTGTTPPPKSGSKNRPTRAVIKPADD, encoded by the coding sequence ATGACCAAGACCGTCGCCTACCACTGGCACCTGCGCAAGCTGATGAACGAGCACGGCATGCAGTCCACCACCGACCTCGTACCGTTGCTGGCCGACCGCGGCGTGGTAATGACCTCCACGCAGGTCTACCGGATCGTCACCGGGCAGCCCGAGCGGTTGAACATGCAGTTCCTCGCCGCGCTCTGCGACATCTTCGGGGCCACACCGAACGATCTGATCGAGCCCTACGTCGCCACCAGCTCACGGCGCGGACGCGAGACCGGCACCACCGGCACCACACCGCCGCCGAAGTCTGGCAGCAAGAACCGTCCGACGCGCGCGGTCATCAAACCCGCCGACGACTGA
- a CDS encoding tyrosine-type recombinase/integrase, translating into MTLLRPAVQFLDEMLTGWTTQQTSRMLAAPTIKTRASQVRRFADFCGTSPWEWGPADVEEWTTSLVSGARPLSVSTVRAYQNSVALFCDYLTDHRYGWVDRCMELFGTHPVQVCHEWNTVVHSSDHEARPAVRPLSRLELQAFFDYADDLVDRARSSGRKGWLTMFRDATLFKIIYAFGLRRREAAMLDLHDFTRNPKGPEFGQFGVCNVRWGKALKGSQPRRRAVLAVFDWTRPVIEEYLAEVRPRFDTADESILWPTERQGRIRLDHVDDRFADWRDDLGLDPVLHPHCLRHSYVTHLIEDGFDPLFVQQQVGHRWGSTTALYTGVSGDYRNRTLRRALDAAFTPPAIEEG; encoded by the coding sequence GTGACACTGCTGCGCCCGGCGGTGCAGTTCTTGGATGAGATGCTGACCGGCTGGACCACGCAGCAGACCTCGCGGATGCTGGCGGCACCGACGATCAAGACCAGGGCCTCGCAGGTGCGCCGGTTCGCGGACTTCTGCGGGACGTCGCCGTGGGAGTGGGGGCCGGCCGATGTCGAAGAGTGGACGACCTCGCTAGTCTCCGGTGCGCGGCCGCTGTCGGTATCGACGGTGCGGGCGTATCAGAACTCGGTCGCGTTGTTCTGCGACTACCTGACCGATCATCGCTACGGGTGGGTGGATCGGTGCATGGAGCTGTTCGGCACGCACCCGGTGCAGGTGTGCCACGAGTGGAACACCGTCGTCCACAGCAGCGATCACGAGGCTCGTCCGGCGGTGCGGCCGCTGTCGAGGCTGGAGTTGCAGGCGTTCTTCGACTACGCCGACGACCTGGTGGATCGGGCACGCTCATCGGGCCGCAAGGGCTGGCTGACGATGTTCCGCGACGCGACGCTGTTCAAGATCATTTACGCCTTCGGGCTGCGCCGCCGCGAGGCGGCGATGTTGGATCTGCACGACTTCACCCGCAACCCGAAAGGCCCGGAGTTCGGGCAGTTCGGGGTCTGCAACGTCCGCTGGGGCAAGGCCCTGAAGGGTTCCCAGCCAAGGCGCCGGGCGGTGCTGGCGGTGTTCGACTGGACCCGGCCGGTGATCGAGGAGTATCTCGCTGAGGTCCGGCCCCGCTTCGACACCGCCGATGAGTCGATCCTGTGGCCGACCGAGCGGCAGGGCCGCATCCGCCTGGATCACGTCGATGACCGGTTCGCGGACTGGCGCGACGACCTGGGGCTGGACCCGGTGCTACACCCGCACTGTCTGCGGCACTCCTACGTGACGCATCTGATCGAGGATGGCTTCGACCCGCTGTTCGTCCAGCAGCAGGTCGGGCACCGGTGGGGCTCGACCACCGCCCTCTACACCGGCGTGTCCGGCGACTACCGCAACCGCACCCTGCGCCGCGCCCTCGACGCCGCGTTCACCCCACCTGCGATCGAGGAAGGCTGA